One Rosa chinensis cultivar Old Blush chromosome 5, RchiOBHm-V2, whole genome shotgun sequence genomic region harbors:
- the LOC112167992 gene encoding glutathione S-transferase T3-like isoform X1 gives MDSQYSRQDSEHENVDEVCQVANKRPPRGPSFNVEEDKLLISAWLNTGMDSIQGNDQKLQTFWGKITEYYHQYKSFDSDRSQSMLTQRWGKIQKMVNKFSGCFAAINERHESGKTEQDKIADAKKMFEAQEKLWFNLDHAWILLRHQPKWIQLMQELDSKKSKQRSKSCITNISSSSTTGHLIDIEEDTNTCFPVSRPLGKKVEKRKLKETTGQLVQIQKLHQEKKERDEKKLEIMEKVEVDKEKLRVRKLEAENKKFETEMRIMYMDTSTMNPEQRAYYSKL, from the exons ATGGATTCTCAATATTCACGGCAAGACTCAGAGCATGAAAATGTTGATGAGGTCTGTCAAGTGGCTAACAAAAGGCCTCCAAGAGGTCCCAGCTTTAATGTAGAGGAGGATAAACTTCTTATAAGTGCTTGGTTGAATACTGGTATGGATTCAATACAAGGCAATGATCAAAAGCTGCAGACTTTTTGGGGGAAAATTACAGAGTACTATCATCAGTATAAGTCCTTTGACAGTGATCGTTCACAATCGATGCTGACACAACGGTGgggaaaaatacaaaagatgGTGAACAAATTTTCAGGATGTTTTGCAGCTATAAATGAAAGGCATGAAAGTGGGAAGACTGAACAAGACAAG ATTGCAGATGCAAAGAAGATGTTTGAAGCACAAGAAAAGCTTTGGTTCAATCTTGATCATGCTTGGATTTTGTTGAGGCACCAACCAAAGTGGATACAATTAATGCAAGAGCTGGACAGCAAGAAAAGTAAGCAAAGATCTAAGTCTTGTATAACTAATATCTCATCATCTTCAACTACAGGCCATCTCATAGATATTGAAGAAGACACGAACACTTGCTTTCCAGTGTCTAGACCACTGGGTAAGAAGGTTGAAAAAAGAAAGCTGAAAGAAACCACTGGTCAATTGGTgcaaatacaaaaattacatcaagagaaaaaagaaagagatgaaaAGAAACTAGAAATTATGGAGAAAGTTGAAGTTGACAAAGAGAAACTGCGAGTTAGGAAACTTGAGGCTGAGAATAAGAAATTTGAGACTGAGATGAGAATTATGTATATGGATACATCTACTATGAATCCTGAGCAGAGGGCATATTATTCCAAACTTTAG
- the LOC112167992 gene encoding glutathione S-transferase T3-like isoform X2, producing MDSIQGNDQKLQTFWGKITEYYHQYKSFDSDRSQSMLTQRWGKIQKMVNKFSGCFAAINERHESGKTEQDKIADAKKMFEAQEKLWFNLDHAWILLRHQPKWIQLMQELDSKKSKQRSKSCITNISSSSTTGHLIDIEEDTNTCFPVSRPLGKKVEKRKLKETTGQLVQIQKLHQEKKERDEKKLEIMEKVEVDKEKLRVRKLEAENKKFETEMRIMYMDTSTMNPEQRAYYSKL from the exons ATGGATTCAATACAAGGCAATGATCAAAAGCTGCAGACTTTTTGGGGGAAAATTACAGAGTACTATCATCAGTATAAGTCCTTTGACAGTGATCGTTCACAATCGATGCTGACACAACGGTGgggaaaaatacaaaagatgGTGAACAAATTTTCAGGATGTTTTGCAGCTATAAATGAAAGGCATGAAAGTGGGAAGACTGAACAAGACAAG ATTGCAGATGCAAAGAAGATGTTTGAAGCACAAGAAAAGCTTTGGTTCAATCTTGATCATGCTTGGATTTTGTTGAGGCACCAACCAAAGTGGATACAATTAATGCAAGAGCTGGACAGCAAGAAAAGTAAGCAAAGATCTAAGTCTTGTATAACTAATATCTCATCATCTTCAACTACAGGCCATCTCATAGATATTGAAGAAGACACGAACACTTGCTTTCCAGTGTCTAGACCACTGGGTAAGAAGGTTGAAAAAAGAAAGCTGAAAGAAACCACTGGTCAATTGGTgcaaatacaaaaattacatcaagagaaaaaagaaagagatgaaaAGAAACTAGAAATTATGGAGAAAGTTGAAGTTGACAAAGAGAAACTGCGAGTTAGGAAACTTGAGGCTGAGAATAAGAAATTTGAGACTGAGATGAGAATTATGTATATGGATACATCTACTATGAATCCTGAGCAGAGGGCATATTATTCCAAACTTTAG